A single window of Rubripirellula lacrimiformis DNA harbors:
- a CDS encoding sterol desaturase family protein, with translation MYVCSVSSAEPFGLVRVVLSFLALDLFSYLWHRANHRFALLWRFHAVHHSDSAMDVTTAGRFHVVELGIAGIVRLPLLYLLGVSTTALLIYETALVMVSMMHHSTIALGRFDRIARTFFVTPSIHSVHHSRDSDLYACNYSSVLSVWDRLFRTFHLTRGPVQHGLDTHNDRKSVRSLLASPFHNDHNRGEQ, from the coding sequence GTGTATGTCTGCAGCGTTTCGTCCGCCGAGCCTTTTGGCCTAGTTCGTGTTGTCCTCTCATTCTTGGCGCTAGACCTGTTTAGTTACCTTTGGCACCGAGCCAATCATCGCTTTGCTCTACTTTGGCGTTTCCACGCAGTCCACCACTCCGATTCCGCGATGGATGTAACGACTGCCGGGCGTTTTCATGTTGTAGAACTCGGGATTGCGGGAATTGTTCGTCTTCCACTCCTTTACTTGCTCGGTGTGTCAACGACTGCGCTGCTCATTTACGAAACTGCACTTGTGATGGTTTCGATGATGCATCACTCCACAATTGCACTTGGGCGCTTCGACCGCATTGCCCGAACCTTTTTCGTAACTCCATCGATTCACTCTGTGCATCATTCTCGTGATTCTGATCTCTACGCGTGCAACTACTCATCTGTACTTTCTGTTTGGGATCGACTGTTCCGGACTTTTCACCTGACACGTGGCCCCGTCCAACACGGATTGGATACCCACAACGACCGCAAGTCAGTCAGATCCTTGCTTGCCTCACCGTTTCACAATGACCATAATCGCGGGGAACAATGA
- a CDS encoding DUF3500 domain-containing protein encodes MSQFEPIKKSLIKPGSINRRTFLENSAATIAAGSLIGGGLTNMPLRAEPVASASAESLVGQLFQTMDAKQKKAVCFDWDHVDKKRGLLRTFVANNWNITDQEINGDFYSDQQRDLIEQAFKAIIHPDWHERYYQQLEDDAGGFGNEQSIAIFGNPTEDGEKFELVITGRHMTVRCDGNSADHVAFGGPVFYGHAPEGEEGPNHTDNVFWNQAVAANDLYKMLDGRQQKQALVPTTPREQAVAFRGHSSDITGLPVSDMASDQREHLQGVLATMVEMYRTPDQQEAMQCLKTQGGLDACKLSFYQDHDIGKDGVWDNWRLEGPSFVWHYRGAPHVHVWVNIADSADVKLNA; translated from the coding sequence ATGAGTCAGTTTGAACCGATCAAAAAGTCTTTGATCAAACCTGGGTCAATCAATCGCAGGACGTTTCTTGAGAATTCCGCGGCCACCATTGCTGCGGGATCTTTGATCGGCGGTGGTCTGACCAACATGCCGCTCCGCGCGGAACCAGTGGCGTCGGCCAGTGCCGAGTCGCTGGTGGGACAGTTGTTCCAAACCATGGACGCGAAACAGAAGAAGGCGGTTTGCTTTGACTGGGATCACGTGGACAAAAAGCGGGGTCTGCTGCGGACCTTTGTCGCGAACAACTGGAACATTACCGACCAAGAGATCAACGGCGATTTTTATAGTGACCAACAACGCGATCTGATCGAACAGGCGTTCAAGGCGATCATTCACCCGGATTGGCATGAAAGGTACTATCAACAGCTCGAAGACGACGCTGGCGGTTTCGGAAACGAGCAGTCGATCGCGATCTTTGGCAATCCCACCGAAGATGGCGAGAAGTTCGAATTGGTCATCACCGGTCGACACATGACCGTTCGTTGCGATGGCAACTCGGCAGACCATGTTGCCTTTGGCGGACCTGTGTTTTACGGACATGCACCGGAGGGCGAAGAGGGCCCCAATCACACCGACAACGTGTTCTGGAACCAAGCGGTCGCTGCCAACGATCTGTACAAGATGTTGGACGGGCGTCAGCAGAAACAGGCGTTGGTCCCCACCACGCCGCGAGAACAGGCCGTCGCGTTCCGTGGTCATTCGTCCGACATCACCGGGTTGCCGGTTTCGGACATGGCATCTGACCAACGTGAACACCTGCAAGGCGTGCTGGCCACGATGGTCGAAATGTATCGCACGCCGGATCAGCAAGAAGCGATGCAGTGTCTGAAGACCCAAGGCGGACTGGATGCCTGCAAGTTGTCGTTCTACCAAGATCACGACATTGGCAAAGACGGCGTCTGGGACAACTGGCGATTGGAAGGCCCGTCGTTCGTATGGCACTATCGTGGTGCACCCCACGTTCACGTCTGGGTCAACATTGCCGATTCGGCGGACGTGAAGCTGAACGCGTAA
- a CDS encoding DUF11 domain-containing protein, translated as MKRRTQRLRDSLLRLLGDANRSPQHRFRPRLESLEDRRLLVAAIDLADVVGQVFDDFSGNGYDVGEEVSGAALDIYRDDGDGVFEPGTGDVEVAMAMTDSNGNYRFERLTAGDYFVLQPAQTVSGHALLRSVSPLITISTEDVKGRIATSIDTFNTAAQKVTDTTNDNIPVTSFVAADSAQVIGGERDLIVNKTSADGSVELSVNDPLLPNQLIFNSPATGLGTRRVTWDGVDGAIAIDDTGLGGVNLTTDALGLQLQIRANLAGGNAIVRIYSNDGIAGTADRFSTATIPIPVTQGTFQSAEFIPFSAFTSTSGGGADFTDVGAIELEIATTVVDVNGASELVGAVGTIVKTANFANFDQADLSLSKTVDDPSPNLNQEVTFTLTINNSGPDTATGVVVTDLLPSGIQFERFATDNGSYDSANGRWTVGSVAVGSPAVLTITGTVTSVGEKTNSAEITASDQFDTDSTPNNQLAGEDDQASVAIAPQTIDLSLTQTIADASPNVGDTVTFVVTLRNDGPSTATNVSVRDLLPAGVTLTTATPSQGNYNTSSGIWTVPSLISGGSVALSLSGVVNQSGSFINTAEVTAADQTDSDSVPNNNDADEDDQASLTIVTPVADLQLTQTVDNPAPNVGDEVIFTVTISNQGPAPASGVVVSDLLPAGLESISSTVNAGVYNDTTGRWVIGDVSTTDAPTLTIRARVQSSTAITNTAEVIEADQFDPDSTPGNDIPSEDDQDSATVAPSAIDLSLTQSVDTPRPNVGDEIQYTITLDNAGPDTATSIIVRDVLPTGLTFLSATESVGTYTSADGNWSVPSLAPADSPATLQLRVRVDSQPATANSAEVIQATQFDPDSTPNNDDPGEDDQAAVSITLASADLSLTKTVDVGSPNIGDNVVFTIRVTNDGPDVATNVSIRDELPTGTRFVSSNPSVGSYDSITGIWTVPSVGLSSTETLTITAVTDTASMTTNTAEIISVDQSDPDSVAGNGNANEDDIATATIQAQQIDLSLSLAVNDTAPNVGDEITFVITVDNAGPSDATGVRVTDVLPAGLTLVDSTPSQGSFNTSSGVWSVGNVSITTQPTLQLVVRVDQVLTDTINVAEITAADQPDTDSTPGNNDIDEDDQDSVTISTPVADLSLVQTVTNDTPNVGDQVTFEILLTNDGPSPATSVQVSDLLPDAVRFDSTTLSAGTYDADTGIWDIGSVGSGETVSLGINVTITGQGTQTNTARVSQSDQFDPDSTPGNNVEAEDDQASASVTPPVIDLSLQKTASLDRPAIGQNVTFTITAQNDGVSDATGVVIRDALPAGLNFVDSNASVGSYNATTGIWSLGAIAAGSSETLEITATVTQVDAVTNVAEVIAANQFDSDSTPDNQDENEDDLASVSITPASADLSLTKTVDDSLPNVGQEVTFTLTLSNAGPDTAEQITVRDSLPAGLDFVGSSPSVGDYDSATGIWTIDSLASGATATLDIRAAVAALTDRTNTAEVLTSSQFDPDSTPGNGDDSEDDQASVTLSPQLVDLALSKVLDDPAPNVGDTIAFTLTLSNDGPSDATGVAVTDRLPDGLVFENFIASQGSYNSASGLWNVGNVAKDAAPTLTINATVGQISGATNTAEITAADQVDRDSTPGNNDAGEDDQASVEFVTQVADLSLTKTASTSAPTQNEVIRFTLTLTNSGPSTATDISVRDVLPSGLTFVSADPSVGSYDPANGIWTLASVSSSSNATLRIDARATSPQPSTNTAEIMLARQFDPDSTPGNGVAAEDDIASVLITPVVIDLDVSASVDNDAPVEGDEILMTFLTQNSGNVAATGVVTSVMIPAGLRIVSSTPDIGSYNPVSGRWEIGTLGVGATATLTVRAVVENRELKTIPVQVIAADQFDIDSTPGNDEVGEDDQTDLIIRAPRTLTKRLFLSR; from the coding sequence ATGAAACGGCGTACGCAGCGGCTCCGCGATTCTCTTTTGCGACTTCTTGGCGATGCAAACCGATCGCCCCAACATCGATTCCGCCCACGGCTGGAATCGCTAGAAGATCGCCGGCTGTTGGTCGCCGCCATCGACTTGGCGGATGTGGTTGGCCAGGTGTTCGATGATTTTTCGGGCAATGGTTACGACGTTGGCGAAGAAGTCTCTGGCGCTGCCTTGGACATCTATCGCGACGACGGTGACGGCGTGTTCGAACCGGGCACCGGTGACGTCGAAGTCGCGATGGCGATGACGGACAGCAACGGGAACTACCGATTCGAACGTCTAACGGCGGGCGACTATTTCGTGTTGCAACCGGCCCAAACCGTTTCGGGACACGCGTTATTGCGATCGGTATCGCCGCTGATCACGATTTCGACCGAGGACGTCAAAGGCCGGATCGCGACTTCGATCGACACCTTCAACACCGCCGCCCAGAAGGTTACCGACACCACCAACGACAACATTCCTGTGACCAGCTTCGTCGCGGCCGACAGCGCCCAGGTCATTGGTGGCGAACGTGATTTGATCGTCAACAAGACCAGTGCTGACGGGTCGGTCGAACTTAGCGTGAACGATCCGCTGCTTCCGAACCAATTGATATTCAATTCGCCCGCCACGGGACTGGGAACACGACGGGTCACGTGGGACGGAGTCGACGGCGCCATCGCGATCGACGACACAGGGCTAGGGGGCGTCAACCTGACCACGGACGCGCTGGGACTGCAGCTGCAGATCCGGGCAAACCTAGCCGGCGGGAATGCGATCGTACGCATCTACAGCAACGATGGCATCGCGGGAACGGCCGATCGATTCAGCACTGCGACCATTCCGATTCCTGTCACGCAGGGCACCTTCCAGTCGGCTGAATTCATTCCTTTTTCTGCCTTCACATCCACATCGGGTGGCGGCGCTGACTTCACCGACGTTGGCGCGATCGAACTAGAAATCGCAACGACGGTCGTCGACGTCAACGGCGCGTCCGAATTGGTCGGCGCCGTTGGGACGATCGTCAAAACGGCAAACTTCGCCAACTTCGATCAGGCCGATCTAAGTCTTTCGAAGACGGTCGATGATCCGTCGCCCAACTTGAATCAAGAAGTCACCTTCACGTTGACGATCAACAACAGCGGTCCCGACACGGCCACCGGCGTGGTGGTGACAGACCTGTTGCCAAGCGGTATCCAGTTTGAACGATTCGCAACGGACAACGGCAGCTACGACAGTGCCAACGGGCGATGGACCGTGGGCAGTGTCGCCGTCGGCAGCCCAGCGGTCTTGACCATCACCGGCACCGTGACTTCGGTTGGCGAAAAAACCAACTCCGCCGAAATCACCGCATCGGACCAATTCGACACCGACAGCACGCCAAACAACCAATTGGCGGGTGAGGATGATCAAGCATCTGTCGCGATCGCCCCGCAAACCATCGATCTGTCGCTGACCCAGACGATCGCCGACGCCAGCCCCAATGTCGGCGACACTGTCACCTTTGTTGTCACCTTGCGCAATGATGGCCCCAGCACAGCGACCAACGTTTCGGTCCGCGATTTGTTGCCTGCCGGGGTGACGTTGACCACGGCGACCCCATCCCAGGGCAACTACAACACGTCGTCGGGAATTTGGACGGTTCCATCACTGATCAGCGGCGGTTCGGTTGCACTTTCGCTTTCCGGGGTGGTCAACCAAAGCGGATCGTTCATCAACACTGCCGAAGTGACCGCGGCGGACCAAACCGATTCGGATAGCGTCCCCAACAACAACGACGCGGACGAAGACGACCAGGCGTCGCTGACCATCGTCACGCCGGTTGCCGATTTGCAGTTGACCCAAACGGTCGACAATCCAGCGCCGAACGTTGGTGACGAAGTGATCTTTACGGTCACGATTAGCAACCAGGGACCAGCCCCGGCCTCGGGCGTCGTCGTTTCGGATCTGCTGCCCGCTGGACTGGAATCGATCAGTTCGACCGTCAACGCGGGAGTCTACAACGACACGACAGGTCGCTGGGTCATCGGGGACGTTTCCACGACGGATGCGCCGACGTTGACCATCCGAGCGCGAGTTCAATCATCGACCGCGATCACCAACACGGCGGAAGTCATCGAAGCGGATCAGTTCGATCCCGACAGCACCCCGGGCAATGATATCCCCAGCGAAGACGACCAGGACTCCGCCACGGTCGCTCCATCGGCAATCGACCTGTCGCTGACCCAAAGCGTCGACACGCCGCGGCCCAATGTCGGCGACGAAATCCAGTACACGATCACGCTGGACAACGCCGGTCCCGATACCGCCACCAGCATCATCGTGCGTGACGTGCTTCCCACCGGTTTGACATTCCTGTCGGCGACCGAAAGCGTCGGCACCTACACGTCGGCCGACGGCAACTGGTCGGTTCCGTCGCTTGCCCCAGCCGATTCGCCCGCGACGCTGCAACTTCGCGTTCGAGTCGATTCGCAGCCTGCGACCGCCAATTCGGCCGAAGTCATCCAGGCGACCCAGTTCGATCCCGATAGCACACCGAACAATGATGATCCGGGCGAAGATGATCAGGCGGCGGTGTCCATCACATTGGCCAGCGCCGACCTGTCACTGACGAAAACGGTCGACGTCGGGTCACCCAACATCGGTGACAACGTAGTGTTTACCATCCGAGTGACCAACGATGGTCCCGATGTTGCCACCAACGTATCGATCCGAGACGAATTGCCCACCGGCACCCGTTTCGTTTCATCCAACCCATCGGTGGGCAGCTACGATTCGATCACCGGGATCTGGACGGTCCCATCGGTCGGTTTGTCGAGCACCGAAACGTTGACGATCACCGCGGTCACCGATACCGCGTCGATGACGACGAACACCGCCGAAATCATCAGCGTCGACCAATCCGACCCGGACTCGGTCGCCGGCAACGGCAACGCCAACGAAGACGACATCGCGACCGCGACGATCCAAGCCCAACAGATCGATCTGTCGCTTTCCTTGGCCGTCAATGACACCGCCCCCAACGTCGGGGACGAAATCACGTTTGTGATCACCGTCGACAATGCGGGCCCAAGCGATGCGACCGGCGTCCGAGTGACCGACGTGCTTCCGGCCGGCCTGACGCTCGTCGACAGCACTCCTAGTCAAGGCAGCTTCAATACTTCGTCCGGCGTCTGGTCCGTCGGAAACGTCAGCATCACGACCCAGCCGACACTTCAACTGGTCGTTCGCGTTGACCAAGTCCTGACCGATACCATCAATGTCGCCGAGATCACGGCCGCCGATCAACCCGACACCGATTCGACGCCGGGCAACAACGATATCGACGAAGACGACCAGGACTCGGTCACGATCAGCACACCGGTGGCCGACCTGTCGCTGGTCCAAACGGTCACCAACGATACACCGAACGTCGGCGATCAAGTGACGTTCGAAATCCTGCTGACAAACGATGGCCCCAGCCCCGCCACGAGCGTTCAGGTCAGCGACCTGTTGCCCGACGCAGTGCGGTTCGATTCCACGACGTTAAGCGCAGGCACCTACGATGCCGACACCGGCATCTGGGACATCGGCAGCGTTGGTAGCGGCGAAACCGTTTCGCTTGGCATCAACGTCACGATCACGGGGCAGGGCACCCAGACCAACACCGCCCGCGTCAGCCAATCGGATCAGTTCGACCCCGATTCGACGCCGGGCAACAACGTCGAAGCGGAAGACGATCAAGCATCCGCTAGCGTGACTCCGCCGGTGATCGATCTGTCGCTACAGAAGACGGCTTCGCTGGATCGGCCCGCGATCGGCCAGAATGTGACGTTTACCATCACCGCCCAAAACGATGGGGTTTCCGACGCAACGGGTGTTGTGATTCGCGACGCGTTGCCTGCCGGGCTGAATTTCGTCGACAGCAATGCGTCGGTGGGCAGCTACAACGCGACCACCGGAATCTGGTCACTGGGCGCGATCGCTGCCGGATCGTCCGAGACACTCGAAATCACGGCGACCGTGACCCAAGTGGATGCGGTGACAAACGTCGCCGAAGTCATCGCCGCGAACCAATTTGATTCCGACAGCACGCCGGACAATCAAGATGAAAACGAAGACGACCTGGCTTCGGTGTCGATCACCCCGGCCAGTGCCGACCTTTCGTTAACCAAAACGGTTGACGACTCGCTCCCCAACGTGGGCCAGGAAGTCACCTTCACGCTGACGCTGTCCAATGCCGGCCCGGATACAGCCGAGCAGATCACGGTGCGAGACTCTTTGCCCGCGGGACTGGACTTCGTCGGTTCGTCACCCAGTGTGGGCGACTACGACTCGGCCACCGGAATTTGGACCATCGACTCCCTGGCCTCCGGCGCCACGGCCACCCTGGACATCCGCGCCGCTGTGGCTGCGTTGACCGATCGCACCAATACGGCCGAAGTGCTGACCAGCAGCCAGTTCGATCCCGATAGCACCCCGGGCAACGGGGATGATTCGGAGGACGATCAAGCCAGTGTCACCCTGTCGCCTCAATTGGTGGACCTAGCGCTCAGCAAAGTCCTAGACGATCCGGCACCCAATGTCGGTGATACCATCGCCTTCACGCTGACGCTTTCGAACGATGGCCCATCGGACGCCACCGGCGTAGCGGTCACGGATCGGTTGCCCGACGGCCTGGTCTTCGAAAACTTCATCGCCAGCCAGGGCAGTTACAACTCGGCCAGTGGTCTGTGGAACGTCGGCAACGTAGCCAAAGACGCCGCCCCGACGTTGACCATCAACGCCACCGTCGGCCAAATCAGCGGCGCCACGAACACGGCCGAGATCACTGCGGCCGACCAAGTGGATCGCGATAGCACGCCGGGCAACAATGACGCCGGTGAAGACGATCAAGCCAGTGTCGAATTCGTCACCCAGGTGGCCGACCTTAGCCTGACGAAAACCGCCAGCACATCGGCCCCCACCCAAAACGAAGTCATCCGTTTCACTCTGACACTTACCAATTCAGGCCCCAGCACGGCCACCGACATCAGCGTTCGCGACGTCTTGCCCAGCGGCTTGACGTTCGTCTCCGCCGATCCGAGTGTGGGCAGCTACGATCCGGCCAACGGAATCTGGACGCTTGCCAGCGTTTCATCGTCGTCCAACGCAACCCTGCGGATCGATGCCCGAGCGACTTCGCCGCAGCCATCGACCAACACCGCCGAAATCATGTTGGCTAGGCAGTTCGATCCGGACAGCACGCCCGGCAACGGTGTCGCCGCGGAAGATGACATCGCGTCGGTTCTGATCACGCCGGTGGTGATTGACCTGGACGTGTCCGCAAGCGTCGACAACGACGCCCCGGTCGAAGGGGACGAAATCCTGATGACCTTCCTGACCCAAAACTCTGGCAACGTGGCCGCGACCGGTGTGGTCACATCGGTGATGATCCCGGCTGGACTGCGGATTGTGTCGTCCACGCCTGATATCGGTAGCTACAACCCGGTCAGCGGACGTTGGGAAATCGGCACGCTAGGTGTGGGCGCGACAGCGACGCTGACCGTTCGGGCCGTGGTCGAAAATCGCGAACTGAAAACGATTCCCGTTCAGGTCATCGCAGCCGACCAGTTCGACATCGACAGTACGCCGGGCAACGACGAAGTGGGCGAGGACGATCAAACCGATTTGATCATCCGCGCCCCGCGGACGCTGACCAAGCGACTGTTCCTGTCGCGATAG